One Sulfurimonas sp. genomic window carries:
- a CDS encoding tyrosine-type recombinase/integrase: protein MAILLSDYLDTKHKGLFIHKSDSSKFLFNFRINGKATRQVFNANPAHTKADKLKTAYIKLEELKGAKVRVESSGANLVATVDEYFDRLQLMTERNEETQKSYKLHYERYIKPTIGRLKITSVTAMHISTITALTKHLANSTRQKSTAILVPIFRLAIDEELIQFSPVKHIHKIKRKQLEEKKVISNAETKYREVYKAINDVFADNHKIRALFLFGFYGRRKTEALHLKWSDIDFVNDSYTIRGVNSKINTDMSFKLPQDVKAALLECEKFSSYIFASDRDPLKPISEIREHVEKVRAATVPEYNFHWMRNLSVSALSSMGVEAIHLSAMLGHTDTATVKQYLSLQRESSSVHTLDASKRLLGE from the coding sequence ATGGCTATCTTACTCAGTGACTACTTAGATACAAAGCACAAAGGCTTGTTTATTCATAAAAGCGATTCTAGCAAATTTTTGTTTAATTTTAGAATAAACGGCAAGGCAACACGGCAAGTATTCAACGCTAACCCTGCACATACAAAGGCAGATAAACTAAAAACTGCATACATAAAGTTAGAAGAACTCAAAGGTGCAAAGGTGAGGGTAGAATCGTCTGGAGCCAATTTAGTGGCTACAGTGGATGAATACTTTGACAGACTGCAGCTGATGACAGAGCGGAATGAAGAGACACAAAAATCTTATAAGCTTCATTATGAGAGGTACATCAAGCCTACTATTGGCAGACTGAAGATAACAAGCGTGACAGCGATGCATATATCAACTATTACAGCTCTCACAAAACATTTAGCCAACTCTACGAGACAAAAGAGCACTGCTATCTTGGTTCCTATCTTTAGACTGGCTATAGATGAAGAGCTGATACAGTTTTCACCAGTGAAGCACATCCACAAGATTAAACGCAAGCAACTAGAAGAGAAAAAAGTAATCAGTAATGCAGAAACCAAATATCGAGAAGTTTACAAAGCTATAAACGATGTGTTCGCAGATAATCATAAAATCAGAGCGTTATTCTTATTTGGATTTTATGGAAGAAGAAAAACGGAAGCACTGCACTTGAAGTGGAGCGATATAGATTTTGTGAATGACAGCTACACCATTAGAGGTGTAAATAGTAAAATCAATACTGACATGAGTTTCAAGCTTCCACAAGATGTAAAAGCGGCACTACTAGAGTGTGAAAAATTTAGTAGTTATATATTTGCAAGTGACCGAGACCCATTAAAGCCAATATCAGAAATACGGGAGCATGTGGAAAAGGTGAGGGCGGCAACAGTGCCAGAGTATAACTTTCACTGGATGCGTAACTTATCTGTATCTGCTCTATCTTCCATGGGAGTTGAAGCCATACATTTGAGTGCCATGTTAGGGCATACAGATACTGCAACAGTGAAGCAGTATCTATCACTGCAGCGAGAGAGTTCATCGGTGCATACGCTGGATGCTAGTAAAAGGTTGTTGGGTGAGTGA
- a CDS encoding glutamine--tRNA ligase/YqeY domain fusion protein yields MSEHKDFLRTIVEKDLKAGKYKNIITRFPPEPNGFPHIGHAKSIAINFGIARDYNGHCNLRMDDTNPTTEDTRYVEALKDAVEWLGFKWDGDVRYTSDYFDKLYEYAVELVKMGKAYVDSLDEETMREYRGTVTEAGRRSEYANRSVEENLDLLERMKNGEFPDGAHVLRAKIDMSAPNMKMRDPLLYRIRHAHHYRAGDKWAIYPMYDFGHCLSDYIEGITHSICTLEFENNRDIYDWVLETLGLQPPRPYQHEFARLGINYTVMSKRKLLELVNEKRVSGWDDPRLPTIAGLRRRGYTPESILNFCDQIGIAKANSTVDVSQLEFCIRDDLNTKVPRVMSVLDPLKVTIANYEGSEELDASYYPDDIPKEGSRKIPFSKEIYIERDDFDENPPKGYFRLTPEQPVRLKHAYIIICKEVKKDENGNITEIIAEYSPDSKSGQDTSGIKVKSAIQWVDAVSAKKVEVRLYERLYACENPQSIEDLNPDSLKIIQNALVEPAVVTEKPDVRFQFERHGYFYADSVDYTDTKPVFNKIVGLKESWGKKNSTEITAAKIEKREDKKIQIEGKAESMSEAEQSLFNRYTNELGLNSMLAEILARDEKLSSFYENALSLHNSPVTIANIVANEVAREFKEKQASELKFTPSEIAELVKMIDNGTISNKIAKSVFEEMATSGEDPMQIVKAKGLIQISDTSVIEPIIDEIIAKNQDNVAKFKAGNTNLLGFFVGQVLKATGGKANPSVVNELVVQKLNQ; encoded by the coding sequence ATGAGTGAACACAAAGATTTTTTACGCACAATAGTTGAAAAAGACCTAAAAGCAGGCAAATATAAAAATATTATCACAAGATTTCCTCCTGAGCCAAACGGCTTCCCTCATATCGGACATGCTAAATCTATCGCTATCAATTTTGGTATCGCACGCGATTATAACGGTCACTGTAACCTTAGAATGGACGACACTAATCCGACCACAGAAGATACAAGATATGTTGAAGCACTTAAAGATGCCGTTGAGTGGCTTGGGTTTAAGTGGGATGGCGATGTGCGCTATACATCTGATTATTTCGACAAACTTTATGAGTATGCCGTAGAACTTGTCAAGATGGGCAAAGCTTATGTTGACAGTTTGGATGAAGAGACGATGCGTGAGTACCGTGGTACTGTTACAGAAGCGGGGCGTCGCAGTGAATATGCAAATCGCAGTGTAGAAGAGAATCTTGACCTTTTAGAGAGAATGAAAAACGGCGAGTTTCCAGACGGCGCGCATGTTCTTCGTGCCAAGATAGACATGTCTGCTCCAAACATGAAGATGCGTGATCCTCTTTTGTACCGCATACGCCATGCACACCACTATAGAGCAGGGGACAAGTGGGCGATTTACCCTATGTATGACTTTGGTCACTGTCTCTCTGATTACATCGAAGGTATTACCCACTCTATCTGTACGCTAGAGTTTGAAAATAACCGTGATATCTATGACTGGGTACTAGAGACACTTGGACTTCAACCGCCACGCCCTTATCAGCATGAGTTTGCAAGACTTGGAATCAACTATACCGTTATGAGCAAAAGAAAGCTTCTGGAGTTGGTTAATGAAAAAAGAGTAAGCGGATGGGATGATCCTCGCCTCCCTACCATTGCGGGGCTTAGAAGAAGAGGTTATACACCCGAATCCATTTTAAACTTCTGTGATCAAATCGGTATAGCAAAAGCAAACTCCACTGTTGATGTCTCGCAGCTTGAGTTTTGTATCAGAGATGATCTCAACACAAAAGTACCTCGTGTGATGAGTGTGCTTGACCCTCTAAAAGTAACTATAGCCAACTATGAGGGCAGTGAAGAACTTGACGCTTCGTACTATCCTGATGATATACCAAAAGAGGGGTCAAGAAAGATTCCTTTTTCTAAAGAAATATATATTGAGCGTGATGATTTTGATGAAAACCCTCCAAAAGGTTACTTCCGTCTCACGCCAGAGCAGCCTGTGCGTCTCAAACATGCCTATATCATCATATGCAAAGAGGTTAAAAAAGATGAGAACGGCAATATAACTGAGATAATAGCGGAGTATAGCCCAGACTCTAAAAGCGGACAAGACACAAGCGGCATAAAAGTCAAAAGTGCTATCCAATGGGTGGACGCTGTATCTGCTAAAAAAGTGGAGGTAAGACTCTATGAAAGGCTCTATGCTTGTGAAAACCCGCAAAGCATAGAAGATCTCAACCCTGACTCTTTAAAAATCATACAAAATGCACTTGTCGAACCTGCAGTTGTAACAGAAAAACCAGATGTTAGATTCCAGTTTGAAAGACATGGGTATTTTTATGCTGATTCCGTTGACTACACAGATACAAAACCGGTTTTTAACAAAATCGTAGGTCTTAAAGAGTCTTGGGGCAAAAAAAACAGCACAGAAATAACTGCTGCTAAGATAGAAAAAAGAGAAGATAAAAAAATTCAGATTGAGGGTAAAGCTGAATCTATGAGTGAAGCAGAGCAGTCACTATTTAACAGATATACCAATGAACTTGGACTAAACAGTATGCTTGCCGAGATTTTAGCCAGAGATGAAAAACTCTCCTCTTTTTATGAAAATGCACTCTCACTTCACAACTCCCCTGTAACTATCGCAAACATTGTAGCAAATGAGGTAGCAAGAGAGTTTAAAGAGAAACAAGCCAGTGAGCTGAAGTTTACTCCATCCGAGATAGCCGAACTTGTTAAAATGATTGATAATGGTACTATCTCAAATAAAATTGCCAAATCAGTATTTGAAGAGATGGCTACAAGCGGAGAAGATCCTATGCAAATAGTTAAGGCTAAAGGACTTATTCAGATAAGTGACACGAGCGTAATTGAGCCTATTATTGATGAGATAATTGCAAAAAATCAGGATAATGTTGCCAAGTTTAAAGCAGGGAACACCAATCTGCTTGGCTTTTTTGTAGGTCAAGTTCTAAAAGCCACAGGCGGCAAAGCAAATCCAAGCGTGGTCAATGAGCTTGTTGTGCAGAAGTTAAACCAGTAG
- the gltX gene encoding glutamate--tRNA ligase → MLRFAFSPTRDMNIGDLRIAILNYIVSKQRDEGLIVRIEDMDKERNIEQKEEEMLGILGLFGIEYSHVVHQSQNFRFHAAMALQLLLEKKAFNCFCSPEWLEKKREEAKSNNEPYRYDDACASLPAELVIDNENPFTVRIKKSQESIAIKDHINGEMILKPQDLESFIIMSENKRPTYSFACGIDDMLGDISLVIRDEEHLSDAPKEDWIRTSLGYQKKIEYAHLPPMQDSNSSVKLLLEEGFLPSAIANYLISTANKPPKEIFALQEAIGWFSLENISKSPARFDIDILKHINREHLMMLDVKELSRYVGFADEEIGKLAKVYLEESSTTKELRSKIGAIFAPKDIPEELKESVAVIASVIKKAPYFYRYEEFEKHIMQESGIKGENLLKSLRLLLTGSEHGPDIAAVYQCVKNYIGEIVK, encoded by the coding sequence ATGCTAAGATTTGCGTTTAGTCCGACTCGTGATATGAACATTGGCGATTTAAGAATTGCCATATTGAATTATATTGTCTCAAAGCAGAGAGATGAAGGTTTAATCGTTCGCATAGAAGATATGGATAAAGAGAGAAATATAGAGCAAAAAGAGGAAGAAATGCTCGGTATTTTGGGACTTTTTGGCATTGAGTACTCTCATGTTGTCCATCAAAGCCAAAATTTCCGTTTTCATGCAGCGATGGCACTGCAGCTTTTACTTGAAAAGAAAGCTTTCAACTGTTTTTGTTCGCCAGAGTGGCTTGAAAAAAAGAGAGAAGAAGCCAAAAGCAACAACGAACCATACAGATATGATGATGCATGCGCTTCTTTGCCTGCAGAACTTGTTATCGATAACGAAAATCCATTTACCGTGAGAATAAAAAAGTCGCAAGAATCTATAGCCATAAAAGACCATATCAATGGTGAGATGATTTTAAAACCTCAAGATTTGGAGAGTTTCATCATCATGAGCGAGAATAAAAGACCGACTTACAGCTTTGCCTGCGGGATTGATGATATGCTCGGTGATATATCTTTAGTTATTCGTGATGAAGAGCATCTAAGCGATGCGCCAAAAGAGGATTGGATTCGAACATCGCTTGGCTATCAAAAGAAAATTGAATATGCCCATCTTCCTCCTATGCAAGATAGTAATTCAAGCGTAAAGTTGCTTCTTGAAGAGGGATTTTTACCATCAGCAATTGCAAATTATTTAATATCAACTGCCAATAAGCCGCCAAAAGAGATATTTGCCCTGCAAGAAGCTATAGGGTGGTTTAGCTTGGAAAATATATCCAAATCTCCTGCCCGTTTCGATATCGACATACTCAAACATATCAACAGAGAACATCTGATGATGCTTGATGTCAAAGAACTCTCACGATATGTAGGTTTTGCAGACGAAGAGATAGGAAAACTTGCAAAAGTCTATCTTGAAGAGTCAAGCACAACCAAAGAGCTTAGAAGCAAGATAGGTGCTATTTTTGCACCAAAAGATATTCCCGAGGAGCTTAAAGAGAGTGTGGCAGTGATTGCTTCTGTTATCAAAAAGGCACCCTACTTTTATAGATATGAAGAGTTTGAAAAGCATATCATGCAAGAGTCCGGCATCAAAGGTGAAAATCTTTTAAAATCACTTAGGCTTCTTCTTACGGGCAGCGAGCATGGTCCTGATATTGCCGCTGTATATCAATGTGTCAAAAATTATATAGGTGAGATTGTCAAATGA
- a CDS encoding YggT family protein, whose amino-acid sequence MSILVEIIQGLGAIALGLTDVYIWVVIITALLSFVNPDPFNPIVQFLYRITNPAYAFVRKFIRTNFNGLDLAPLIIVVGLQIVTVLLRAILHAL is encoded by the coding sequence ATGAGTATTTTAGTTGAAATTATCCAAGGGCTAGGAGCAATTGCTCTTGGGCTTACCGATGTCTATATATGGGTGGTTATTATAACTGCCCTTCTTAGTTTTGTAAATCCGGATCCGTTTAATCCAATAGTCCAATTTTTATATAGAATTACAAATCCTGCATACGCATTTGTAAGAAAGTTTATAAGAACAAACTTCAACGGTTTGGATTTGGCACCTCTGATAATTGTCGTAGGATTGCAAATTGTTACTGTACTGCTTCGTGCAATCTTGCACGCTCTTTAG
- the mobB gene encoding molybdopterin-guanine dinucleotide biosynthesis protein B gives MKKRLAVAFTGPSNSGKTTLILKVARKLIHDYKKDVAIIKHDPKDKARFDVEGKDSYKFFDTGAEVIVTSPNRTTYFSQKQKDLDEMIRLFDKFDILLVEGLKNLPLPRISVFRNSLDSAYFPYMNALATDSSINLNDYDLPGNIDVLDINNSDAVISWILKNAKEV, from the coding sequence TTGAAAAAAAGATTAGCAGTTGCATTTACCGGTCCATCGAACAGCGGTAAAACCACTCTTATATTGAAAGTCGCAAGAAAACTTATACATGATTACAAAAAAGATGTCGCTATAATCAAGCATGACCCAAAAGATAAAGCAAGGTTTGATGTTGAGGGAAAAGATAGTTATAAATTTTTTGATACCGGTGCGGAAGTTATAGTTACATCTCCAAATCGAACAACCTACTTTTCTCAAAAACAAAAAGATTTAGATGAGATGATTAGACTCTTTGATAAATTTGACATATTATTGGTAGAAGGGTTGAAAAATTTGCCGCTGCCTAGAATCAGCGTATTTAGAAACTCGCTAGACAGCGCTTATTTTCCGTATATGAATGCTTTGGCAACTGATAGCAGCATAAATTTGAATGATTATGATTTGCCTGGCAATATAGATGTTTTAGATATAAATAATAGTGACGCCGTAATATCTTGGATATTAAAAAATGCAAAGGAAGTGTAA
- a CDS encoding class 1 fructose-bisphosphatase, whose translation MTDIFRAIQKSAIRIKDAIDTKDIGYSQQENSSGETQLQLDIKCDMIIEEEFSNVSSIHTIASEEKEREVVLNEEGKYFIAYDPLDGSSLIDVNLSVGSIFGIYENAFGARNMVASCYVVFGPRVEMVFAHNKTKLHLLQNGDFEFVKEIRLNEKGKLNAPGGTQQNWEPYHKELVDSFFADGYRLRYSGGMVPDLHQILLKGGGLFSYPGTSDKPNGKLRKLFEVFPFAFIYKVAGGEAIDGVNDLMELEYAHIHDTSPCFFGSKYEIQRVKEVYAAKR comes from the coding sequence ATGACTGATATATTTAGAGCAATACAAAAAAGCGCCATAAGAATAAAAGATGCAATAGATACAAAAGATATAGGCTACTCGCAACAAGAAAACAGTTCCGGTGAGACTCAGCTTCAGCTTGACATCAAGTGCGATATGATTATAGAAGAAGAATTTTCTAATGTCTCTTCAATTCATACGATTGCAAGCGAGGAGAAAGAGCGTGAAGTGGTGCTGAATGAAGAGGGTAAATATTTTATCGCTTATGATCCGCTTGACGGTTCATCGCTAATCGATGTAAATTTAAGCGTAGGTTCTATTTTCGGGATTTACGAAAACGCATTCGGTGCTAGAAATATGGTTGCTTCTTGTTATGTTGTTTTTGGTCCTCGCGTAGAGATGGTTTTTGCTCATAACAAAACAAAGCTTCATTTGCTGCAAAACGGAGATTTTGAATTTGTAAAAGAGATTCGTTTAAACGAAAAAGGCAAACTTAATGCACCGGGCGGAACGCAGCAAAATTGGGAACCATACCATAAAGAGTTGGTTGATAGCTTTTTTGCGGACGGATATCGCTTAAGATATTCGGGCGGAATGGTTCCTGATTTACATCAAATACTTTTAAAAGGCGGCGGACTTTTTAGTTATCCCGGTACTTCCGATAAACCTAACGGAAAACTTCGCAAACTTTTTGAAGTATTTCCGTTTGCTTTTATCTATAAAGTTGCAGGCGGAGAGGCTATTGACGGAGTTAATGATTTGATGGAACTTGAATATGCGCATATACATGATACTTCGCCATGTTTTTTCGGTTCAAAGTATGAGATACAAAGAGTAAAAGAAGTTTATGCAGCAAAAAGATAG
- the metG gene encoding methionine--tRNA ligase, which produces MSKYITTPIYYVNGEAHIGHAYTTFIADSIARYEKLKGEDTYFLTGTDEHGQKIEESAQKNGKATQEFADEISATFKNLWDEFGIRYDKFIRTTDEEHKKGVQKAFEAMYAKGDIYKDFYEGHYCVSCETFFTETQLVDGEFCPDCGRSTNVIKEESYFFRLSKYEDALLKHYADNPDFIMPKSRANEVINFVKGGLRDLSVTRTSFTWGVKMPESIKDDKHVMYVWLDALMNYITALGYGTTEENMRYWPASVQFVGKDILRFHAIYWPAFLMSLDLPLPKHIGAHGWWTRDGEKMSKSKGNVISPKQVSDAYGVENLRYFMLREVPFGQDGDFSQRAFIDRINSELSNDLGNLLNRIIGMSGKYSDFEIDSVDVLKYHKKEIDAMNVVLDSLDTYMENLQTHRYLEELWKLFSIGNKAIEEHAPWVKMKEERKDEALATVALVANILAKASIMLHPIMPKTTNIIADTLNFNIDNASYKELVIDKKLLKLFNIKQTPPLFPRIEEPLMPEAPLAHPNASKESIQAVKECAKEQDNLIEIGQFFQTALKVGIVVEAEIVPKSSKLLKLKVDLGEESPRQVVAGIREFYTPESLINTQVCVVANLKPAKLMGMLSEGMLLAAKDEDGLCLIRPEKPKKAGTPIG; this is translated from the coding sequence TTGAGTAAATATATAACAACACCGATATATTATGTTAACGGCGAGGCTCATATAGGGCATGCATATACCACATTTATAGCAGACAGTATAGCAAGATATGAAAAATTAAAAGGTGAGGATACATACTTTTTAACAGGCACGGATGAACATGGCCAAAAGATAGAGGAATCAGCTCAAAAAAATGGCAAAGCTACTCAAGAGTTTGCCGATGAGATAAGCGCTACATTTAAAAACTTATGGGATGAGTTTGGCATAAGATATGATAAATTTATCCGTACAACAGATGAAGAGCATAAAAAAGGTGTGCAAAAAGCTTTTGAGGCAATGTATGCAAAAGGTGACATATATAAAGATTTTTACGAGGGTCACTACTGCGTAAGCTGTGAGACTTTTTTTACGGAAACTCAGCTTGTTGACGGCGAATTTTGCCCTGATTGCGGCAGAAGCACAAATGTGATTAAAGAAGAGAGCTATTTTTTCAGACTCTCAAAATATGAAGATGCCCTCTTAAAACATTATGCGGACAATCCTGATTTTATTATGCCTAAATCTCGCGCAAATGAGGTTATCAATTTTGTAAAAGGCGGTTTGCGTGACCTTTCAGTTACGAGAACATCTTTTACTTGGGGTGTTAAAATGCCTGAGTCGATTAAAGATGACAAGCATGTAATGTATGTTTGGCTTGATGCTCTTATGAACTATATAACCGCTCTTGGGTATGGGACAACTGAAGAAAATATGCGCTATTGGCCGGCTTCCGTTCAATTTGTAGGCAAGGATATACTTCGTTTTCATGCTATTTACTGGCCTGCATTTTTAATGAGTCTTGATCTTCCTCTTCCAAAGCATATCGGTGCTCACGGTTGGTGGACGAGAGACGGAGAGAAGATGAGTAAATCAAAGGGTAATGTTATCTCTCCAAAACAGGTTTCCGATGCTTACGGTGTTGAAAACTTAAGATATTTTATGCTTAGAGAGGTTCCTTTTGGACAAGACGGCGATTTTTCTCAAAGAGCTTTTATAGATAGAATAAATTCAGAGCTTAGCAATGATTTGGGAAATCTTTTAAATCGTATTATCGGTATGAGCGGCAAATACTCCGATTTTGAGATAGATAGCGTGGATGTGCTAAAGTATCATAAAAAAGAGATTGATGCAATGAATGTTGTTTTAGATTCACTCGATACTTATATGGAAAATTTACAAACACATAGATATCTTGAAGAACTATGGAAACTGTTTTCAATCGGGAACAAAGCCATAGAAGAGCATGCTCCGTGGGTTAAAATGAAAGAAGAGAGAAAAGATGAAGCGCTTGCAACGGTAGCACTTGTTGCAAATATATTGGCAAAAGCTTCGATTATGCTCCACCCTATCATGCCTAAAACGACAAATATTATTGCCGATACTTTAAACTTTAACATAGATAATGCAAGCTACAAAGAGCTTGTTATTGATAAAAAACTACTGAAATTATTTAATATTAAACAGACTCCGCCACTCTTCCCTCGTATTGAAGAGCCGTTAATGCCTGAAGCTCCTCTCGCTCATCCAAATGCTTCAAAAGAGAGTATTCAAGCAGTTAAAGAGTGTGCAAAAGAGCAGGACAATCTTATAGAGATCGGTCAGTTTTTTCAAACGGCCTTAAAAGTCGGTATCGTTGTTGAGGCCGAGATTGTTCCAAAGAGCAGCAAGCTTTTAAAACTAAAAGTTGATTTAGGCGAAGAGTCTCCAAGACAAGTAGTAGCGGGAATAAGAGAGTTTTATACACCTGAGTCGCTTATAAACACTCAAGTTTGTGTAGTTGCAAACTTAAAACCTGCAAAACTTATGGGTATGCTCTCAGAGGGAATGCTTCTTGCGGCAAAGGATGAGGATGGTTTATGTTTGATTAGACCGGAAAAACCTAAAAAAGCAGGCACGCCTATTGGATGA
- a CDS encoding putative glycoside hydrolase: protein MKSVFFILFVFKTLLSASFSGIIVDKTTSLPIANAIVSNSSISTSSDANGSYIINSDEKALFIKAYGYKPYKLNLDDNVTAIKLEPITVKALYLTFWGANINSKTIKNILDIIDKTEINSIVVDVKNEYGSTSYKTASDKANGYGAANNRTIKDIQSFISLMKSKNIYTIARIVTFKDELQASNNFEYAIKNKKNELSRDADKMAWIDPFDKRSHEYTVAIAEDAANAGFDEINFDYIRFPAKTELKLSKESTEENRVKAIEDFLLLAKNRLRKYGTFISVSIYGDTCWREDDTGIGQKIESLSKHADYIAPMLYPSGFAQGSFGVKYPADYPYITIYKSIKNIEGKIDSKRVRPWLQSFKDYAHSRREYKKFEIREQIKATDDIKTSGWMMWSPSSKYNIDCFVKKEKNALILGSTL from the coding sequence TTGAAATCTGTTTTTTTTATACTTTTTGTTTTTAAAACTCTTTTATCGGCTTCTTTTAGCGGAATTATTGTGGATAAAACGACCTCTCTTCCTATCGCAAATGCGATTGTTAGCAACTCAAGCATTAGCACGAGCAGCGATGCAAACGGAAGCTACATCATAAACAGTGATGAAAAAGCATTATTTATCAAAGCCTACGGTTATAAACCTTATAAACTTAATCTTGACGATAATGTTACGGCTATAAAACTTGAACCCATAACTGTAAAAGCGCTCTATCTGACATTTTGGGGTGCAAATATAAACTCTAAAACTATAAAAAATATACTTGATATCATTGATAAAACAGAAATCAATTCGATTGTCGTCGATGTAAAAAATGAGTATGGTTCAACCTCATATAAAACGGCTTCCGATAAAGCAAACGGCTATGGAGCGGCAAACAATAGAACAATTAAAGATATACAATCTTTTATCTCTTTGATGAAATCAAAAAATATCTATACAATTGCTAGGATAGTTACATTTAAGGATGAGTTGCAAGCTTCAAATAATTTTGAATATGCAATAAAAAATAAAAAAAATGAACTCTCAAGAGATGCCGATAAAATGGCATGGATCGATCCGTTTGATAAAAGAAGCCATGAGTACACTGTTGCAATTGCAGAGGATGCAGCTAATGCCGGATTTGATGAGATAAATTTTGATTATATTCGTTTTCCGGCAAAAACAGAGCTAAAACTCTCAAAAGAGAGTACGGAAGAAAACAGGGTAAAAGCCATAGAAGATTTTTTGCTCTTAGCTAAAAACAGACTAAGAAAATACGGTACTTTTATCTCAGTTTCCATTTATGGAGACACTTGTTGGCGAGAAGATGATACGGGAATCGGACAAAAAATAGAATCGCTCTCAAAACATGCGGATTATATTGCTCCGATGCTATACCCTTCGGGATTTGCTCAAGGTTCGTTTGGCGTAAAATATCCGGCAGACTATCCATATATTACTATCTATAAAAGCATAAAAAATATAGAGGGTAAAATAGACTCAAAAAGAGTTAGACCTTGGTTGCAATCATTTAAAGATTATGCACACTCAAGAAGAGAGTATAAAAAATTTGAGATAAGAGAGCAGATAAAAGCGACAGATGATATAAAAACAAGCGGCTGGATGATGTGGTCGCCCTCTAGCAAGTACAATATTGATTGTTTTGTTAAGAAAGAGAAAAATGCTTTAATTCTCGGTTCAACGCTTTAG
- a CDS encoding SprT family zinc-dependent metalloprotease has translation MKNSYISVKKSGEITLKTPKVSNDYIQKLLTEKESWIRKQLQVVEKNLHKKVNIQDEVILFGEIFSIDIDEAKELREYLGNVAVSNDDNISKCYDKFYKNYAQSYITPRVEHYSNIMNLSYSEIKFRKMRSRWGSCSSRGVITLNTGLIKIDKRLIDFIVVHELAHLAHMNHSKRFHSLVEQYMPDAKALNRELKHFSLS, from the coding sequence TATATTAGCGTTAAGAAAAGCGGTGAAATAACTCTTAAAACACCTAAAGTTTCAAATGACTATATCCAAAAACTTCTCACGGAGAAAGAGTCTTGGATAAGAAAACAGCTACAGGTTGTAGAAAAAAATCTGCATAAAAAGGTAAATATTCAAGACGAAGTTATACTATTTGGAGAAATTTTCAGTATTGATATTGACGAAGCAAAAGAGTTAAGAGAGTATCTTGGTAATGTAGCCGTATCAAACGATGACAATATTTCTAAATGCTATGACAAATTTTATAAAAATTATGCACAAAGCTACATTACCCCAAGGGTAGAGCACTATTCAAATATAATGAACTTAAGCTACAGTGAAATTAAATTTAGAAAAATGAGAAGCAGATGGGGAAGTTGTAGCTCAAGAGGAGTTATAACTTTAAATACCGGACTCATAAAAATTGACAAAAGATTGATTGATTTTATAGTCGTGCATGAACTGGCGCATCTGGCACATATGAATCACTCAAAAAGGTTTCATTCGCTAGTTGAGCAATATATGCCTGATGCTAAAGCGTTGAACCGAGAATTAAAGCATTTTTCTCTTTCTTAA